The following are encoded together in the Tepidiforma bonchosmolovskayae genome:
- a CDS encoding cysteine desulfurase family protein, which yields MPRIYLDHAATTPPDPRVVEAMLPFFTTHWGNPSSIYLEGQEARRAVDAARKTIADLLGASPKEIVFTSGGTESDNAAIRGAAFAQRARGRGNHIVTTAIEHHAVLHTVEQLEREGFRATYLPVDRDGVVSLDALAEAVGPETIVVSIMTANNEVGTIQPVAEAARIARERNPRVVVHTDAVQAAGSLDITPAKLGVDLLSLAGHKIYGPKGIGLLYIKNRTPWQPFILGGSQEKERRAGTENVPGIVGLAVAMQLAWQERDAFNAHVSRLRNRLLFELPERIPDTVITGPADPERRLPNNFSCCFRNVEGESVLLALDMADIAASSGSACTTGALEPSHVLTAMGIDRDLAHASLRLTLGRHTTDAEIDRVLDVLPGIVQKLRALAGA from the coding sequence ATGCCGCGCATCTACCTCGACCACGCAGCAACCACGCCCCCCGACCCGCGCGTCGTCGAAGCCATGCTCCCCTTCTTCACCACCCACTGGGGCAACCCATCGAGCATCTACCTCGAGGGACAGGAGGCGCGCCGCGCGGTCGATGCCGCCCGCAAGACCATCGCCGACCTCCTCGGCGCCAGCCCGAAAGAGATCGTCTTCACCTCCGGCGGCACCGAATCCGACAACGCCGCCATCCGCGGCGCAGCCTTCGCCCAGCGCGCCCGTGGCCGCGGCAACCACATCGTGACCACCGCCATCGAGCACCACGCCGTCCTCCACACCGTCGAGCAGCTCGAACGCGAAGGCTTCCGCGCCACCTACCTCCCGGTCGACCGCGACGGCGTCGTTTCGCTCGACGCGCTCGCCGAGGCCGTCGGCCCCGAAACCATCGTCGTCTCGATCATGACCGCGAACAACGAGGTCGGCACCATCCAGCCGGTCGCCGAGGCGGCCCGCATCGCCCGTGAGCGCAACCCGCGCGTGGTCGTCCACACCGACGCGGTCCAGGCTGCCGGCTCGCTCGATATCACCCCCGCGAAACTCGGGGTCGACCTGCTGAGCCTCGCCGGGCACAAGATCTACGGCCCGAAGGGCATCGGGCTCCTCTACATCAAGAACCGCACGCCGTGGCAGCCCTTCATCCTCGGCGGCAGCCAGGAGAAGGAGCGCCGCGCCGGCACCGAAAATGTCCCCGGCATCGTCGGCCTCGCGGTCGCGATGCAGCTTGCCTGGCAGGAGCGCGACGCCTTCAACGCCCACGTCTCCCGCCTGCGCAATCGCCTCCTCTTCGAACTCCCTGAGCGCATCCCGGACACCGTGATCACCGGCCCGGCCGACCCCGAGCGCCGCCTCCCGAACAACTTCTCCTGCTGCTTCCGCAACGTCGAGGGAGAGAGTGTCCTCCTCGCGCTTGATATGGCCGATATCGCCGCCAGCAGCGGCTCAGCCTGCACCACCGGCGCTCTCGAACCGTCCCATGTCCTTACCGCCATGGGCATCGATCGCGACCTCGCCCATGCCTCCCTTCGCCTCACCCTCGGCCGCCACACCACCGACGCCGAGATCGACCGCGTCCTCGACGTGCTTCCCGGGATCGTCCAAAAGCTGCGCGCCCTCGCCGGCGCCTAG
- the acpP gene encoding acyl carrier protein, translating to MATVFERVRDVVVRQLKVSPDEVTPEASLVDDLRADSLDIVDLTIAIEEEFADQAEFEIRDEDAENIRTVQDILDFLAHQGIH from the coding sequence ATGGCAACAGTGTTCGAACGAGTTCGCGATGTGGTGGTTCGGCAGCTGAAGGTGAGCCCCGACGAGGTGACGCCGGAGGCGAGCCTCGTGGATGACCTGCGGGCCGACTCGCTCGATATCGTCGACCTGACGATTGCGATCGAGGAGGAGTTTGCCGACCAGGCGGAGTTCGAAATCCGCGACGAGGACGCGGAGAACATCCGCACGGTGCAGGACATCCTCGACTTCCTGGCGCACCAGGGGATTCACTAG
- the fabF gene encoding beta-ketoacyl-ACP synthase II: protein MRRALVTGVGAITPIGLTAHEFWENLVAGVSGAGPITRFDATDLPVRIATEVKGFEPGRYMDTKEARRMSRFAQLAVAAAKLAAEDAGLVLADEERRRAGSAIATGSGGAIDTMEEVLVLQQRGPNRVSPFYVPTMAPNMGACQVSMHLGLRGPAMASVAACASGLYSYIEAKQLIASGRCDVVLAGGTEAALHPLPIAALANMKALSRRNDEPEKASRPFDRDRDGFVFGEGAVVMVIESEERARARGARVYAELAGGGLSCDAYHITAPLEDGSGACDAMTEALRDAGLRPEDVDYIAAHGTGTPLNDVAETKAIKLAYGEHAYRLAVSSPKSMVGHLLGAAGAVGALAAALAVYHDVVPPTINLEHPDPECDLDYVPLKAREMRVRAAAANGFGFGGQNGSVIFRKYER from the coding sequence GTGAGGCGAGCACTGGTGACCGGCGTGGGGGCCATCACGCCGATTGGACTGACCGCGCACGAGTTCTGGGAGAACCTTGTGGCGGGCGTTTCGGGCGCGGGGCCGATTACGCGATTCGATGCCACCGACCTGCCGGTGAGGATTGCCACCGAGGTGAAGGGCTTCGAGCCCGGGCGGTACATGGACACAAAAGAGGCGCGGCGGATGTCGCGGTTCGCGCAGCTCGCTGTGGCAGCGGCGAAGCTGGCGGCGGAGGACGCGGGCCTCGTCCTGGCGGACGAGGAGCGTCGTCGGGCGGGCTCGGCCATCGCCACGGGCTCGGGCGGCGCAATCGACACGATGGAAGAGGTGCTGGTGCTGCAGCAGCGGGGGCCGAACCGCGTCAGCCCGTTCTACGTGCCGACGATGGCGCCGAATATGGGCGCCTGCCAGGTTTCGATGCACCTCGGGCTGCGCGGCCCGGCGATGGCGAGCGTGGCCGCGTGTGCGAGCGGGCTGTACAGCTATATCGAGGCGAAGCAGCTGATTGCGTCGGGCCGGTGTGATGTGGTGCTTGCGGGCGGGACGGAAGCTGCGCTCCACCCGCTCCCGATTGCGGCGCTGGCGAACATGAAGGCGCTCAGCCGGCGGAACGACGAGCCGGAGAAAGCGAGCCGCCCGTTCGACCGGGACCGCGACGGGTTCGTGTTCGGCGAAGGCGCGGTGGTGATGGTCATCGAGTCGGAGGAGCGGGCAAGGGCCCGGGGCGCGCGGGTGTACGCGGAGCTGGCCGGCGGCGGCCTGAGCTGCGATGCCTACCACATCACGGCGCCGCTGGAGGATGGGTCGGGGGCGTGCGACGCGATGACGGAAGCGCTCCGCGACGCTGGGCTTCGGCCCGAGGATGTGGACTACATCGCCGCGCACGGCACGGGCACCCCGCTCAACGACGTCGCCGAGACGAAGGCGATCAAGCTGGCGTACGGGGAGCACGCCTACCGCCTGGCGGTGAGTTCGCCGAAATCGATGGTCGGGCACCTGCTGGGTGCGGCCGGGGCGGTGGGGGCGCTGGCCGCGGCGCTGGCGGTGTACCACGACGTGGTGCCGCCGACGATCAACCTGGAGCACCCGGACCCGGAGTGCGACCTCGACTACGTGCCGCTGAAGGCGCGCGAGATGCGCGTCCGGGCGGCGGCGGCAAATGGGTTCGGATTCGGGGGCCAGAACGGGTCTGTGATCTTCCGCAAGTACGAGCGCTGA
- the fabF gene encoding beta-ketoacyl-ACP synthase II, which produces MTRRVVVTGVGAVTAVGHTAEETWQAMLEGRSGIGPITLFDPEPYPVRIQAEVKGFELGDRVDPKQQRYMNRSVQFGVAAALDAVADSGLKVTEENADMVGVIFGSGAGGTDMLLEHQRILEEKGPRRITPFLVANLIPDAASGHIAIATGARGPNYAPVAACATGAAAIGEAFETIRRGDADAVITGSSEAVLLPIYHATWCSMRALASDNEHPEKALKPFDLHRDGFIAGEGACGMVLEEYEHARARGARIYCEVIGYGTSNDAYDMIALHETGRGLKRAVVAAIRKAGIDPSEIDYINPHGSGTPLNDRVETLVFKEVMGPAAYRAAISSVKPITGHCMGASGSVEALACVMAIRDQKVAPTINYTTPDPECDLDYVPNVARAMPVNVAMTTSVGLGGHNACLIFRKVD; this is translated from the coding sequence ATGACGAGGCGCGTGGTGGTGACGGGCGTCGGCGCGGTGACTGCCGTCGGGCACACGGCGGAGGAGACCTGGCAGGCGATGCTGGAGGGGCGGAGCGGCATCGGGCCGATCACGCTCTTCGACCCGGAGCCGTACCCGGTCCGCATCCAGGCGGAGGTGAAGGGATTCGAGCTGGGCGACCGGGTCGACCCCAAGCAGCAGCGGTACATGAACCGCTCGGTGCAGTTCGGCGTGGCCGCAGCGCTCGATGCCGTTGCCGACAGCGGGCTGAAGGTCACCGAGGAGAACGCGGACATGGTCGGCGTGATTTTCGGGTCGGGGGCCGGCGGCACGGACATGCTCCTCGAGCACCAGCGGATCCTCGAGGAGAAGGGGCCGCGGCGGATTACGCCGTTCCTCGTGGCCAATTTGATCCCGGACGCGGCGAGCGGGCACATTGCGATCGCGACGGGCGCGCGGGGACCGAATTACGCGCCGGTGGCGGCCTGCGCGACAGGTGCGGCGGCGATCGGAGAGGCCTTCGAGACGATCCGCCGGGGCGACGCCGACGCGGTGATTACCGGGAGCTCGGAGGCGGTGCTGCTGCCGATCTACCACGCGACGTGGTGTTCGATGCGGGCGCTGGCATCTGACAACGAGCACCCGGAGAAAGCGCTGAAGCCGTTCGACCTCCACCGGGACGGGTTCATTGCGGGGGAGGGGGCATGCGGCATGGTCCTCGAGGAGTACGAGCACGCGCGGGCGCGGGGGGCACGGATCTACTGCGAAGTCATCGGGTACGGGACGTCGAACGACGCGTACGACATGATTGCGCTGCACGAGACCGGGCGCGGGCTGAAGCGCGCGGTGGTGGCGGCAATCCGGAAGGCGGGCATCGACCCTTCGGAGATTGACTACATCAACCCGCACGGGAGCGGGACGCCGCTGAACGACCGGGTCGAGACGCTGGTCTTCAAAGAGGTCATGGGGCCGGCGGCGTACCGGGCAGCGATTTCATCGGTGAAGCCAATTACCGGGCACTGCATGGGTGCAAGCGGTTCGGTGGAGGCGCTCGCCTGCGTGATGGCGATCCGCGACCAGAAAGTGGCGCCGACTATCAACTACACGACGCCCGACCCGGAGTGCGACCTCGACTACGTGCCGAACGTGGCGAGGGCGATGCCGGTGAACGTGGCGATGACGACGTCGGTGGGGCTGGGCGGCCACAACGCGTGTCTGATATTCCGGAAGGTCGACTGA
- the fabD gene encoding ACP S-malonyltransferase, protein MDQEIKPWSRLALIFPGQGSQHVGMGQKLAQVSKAARDVFRRADELLERNLSKLCWEGPAEELEATRNQQPATFVTSIAWLEALKERWASIGRSFQPFLFAGHSMGEFTAAVAAGSISFEDGLELVDARGRLMEEAGRENPGGMASILGLPEEKVLEICAEASKEGYVGLANSNCEGQSVISGYLKPLERAMQLAEQAKARRVVRLPITIGSHSPLMAKASEGMAALLDRVKVKDPIRPLVGNVNASLLRTGAEVCQELKEQLTHGVQWQKTIERMRDEGADMFLEVGPGSVLTKLVRRIDYSVNSVAISDDYEGMLSERWALVEAAAQ, encoded by the coding sequence ATGGACCAGGAGATCAAGCCGTGGTCGCGGCTGGCCCTGATTTTCCCGGGTCAGGGCTCGCAGCACGTCGGCATGGGACAGAAGCTCGCCCAGGTTTCGAAGGCGGCGCGCGATGTGTTCCGCCGCGCTGACGAGCTGCTGGAGCGCAACCTTTCGAAGCTGTGCTGGGAGGGCCCTGCAGAAGAGCTCGAAGCGACGCGGAACCAGCAGCCCGCCACGTTTGTGACCTCGATCGCGTGGCTCGAGGCGCTCAAAGAGCGCTGGGCATCCATTGGGAGGTCATTCCAGCCCTTCCTGTTCGCGGGGCATTCGATGGGCGAATTCACCGCGGCGGTGGCCGCCGGGTCGATTTCGTTCGAGGACGGGCTGGAGCTGGTCGATGCCCGCGGACGGCTGATGGAGGAAGCCGGCCGGGAGAACCCGGGCGGCATGGCGTCGATCCTCGGCCTGCCTGAGGAGAAGGTGCTCGAAATTTGCGCCGAGGCGTCGAAGGAGGGCTACGTCGGGCTGGCGAATTCGAACTGCGAAGGGCAAAGCGTGATTTCGGGCTACCTGAAGCCGCTCGAGCGGGCGATGCAGCTCGCGGAACAGGCGAAGGCGCGGCGGGTGGTGCGGCTGCCGATCACCATCGGCTCCCACTCGCCGCTGATGGCGAAGGCGAGCGAGGGGATGGCGGCCCTCCTCGACCGGGTGAAGGTGAAGGACCCGATCCGGCCGCTCGTGGGCAACGTGAATGCGAGCCTTTTGCGCACGGGCGCGGAGGTCTGCCAGGAGCTGAAGGAGCAGCTCACGCACGGCGTGCAGTGGCAGAAGACGATTGAGCGGATGCGGGACGAGGGGGCCGACATGTTCCTGGAGGTCGGGCCCGGGTCGGTGCTGACGAAGCTGGTGCGGCGGATTGACTACAGCGTCAACAGCGTCGCGATCAGCGATGACTATGAAGGGATGCTCTCGGAGCGGTGGGCACTCGTGGAGGCAGCTGCACAATGA
- the priA gene encoding replication restart helicase PriA, with amino-acid sequence MSDHPAHAVDPAFVPPEGTVFAEVAVHTTQPARRPFTYAVPPGMEVAPGMAVFVPFGPRIVQGIVLRMRDRSDVEAVRPISAVMDPEPLLDPARIALAEWVCEEYLAPLWECVACCLPAGFGQRPVTMVSPVDVPPLLPVYPKDRAILQYIAEHGRVTLDELREAVGPVSLTTLQRLQQEGHLTVTQGLARPTGRPKFERRVALAVDPDAARAEAERLLEARPRSVEGRVLLRLAEEPDLPLAAVRALGTTPAHLERLAERGFIRTNERRVERDPVAAVRGGQRPPPALSAEQLAAAETAWRERVTLIHGVTGSGKTEVYLDLVGRALGAGGGAIMLVPEISLTPQAIRRFGERFGDDLAVFHSRLSTGELYDQWFRVERGEARLVLGSRSAVFAPVRRLELVVLDEEHEWTYKQSDPVPRYHARDVAVKLGELTGARVVLGSATPDVVTYHRSETGQIARVELATRLAPAEDGSVTEGALPSVQVVDMREELQAGNRSMFSRALRQAVREALAAGEQAILFVNRRGSARFVLCRDCGFLPLCPSCEVAMSLDAEASIHAMLRCHHCGRTKRLEDRCPNCDSLRYRPFGVGTQRVEAEARAVFRGARVARWDSDTARTRDAHERMVAELEAGRVDIVVGTQLLAKGLDLARLTVVGVVDADVGLSLPDYRAAERTYQLLSQVAGRAGRRDRPGRVFIQTYEPEAPPIVAAAEHDYRGFYESEIAHRRRAGYPPFSRIARLVYRHHDETAGLEEASRVARELRVLRDAAGRAEPEILGPTRPFIPRVRGEVRWQILLRGRAPGTLIGQVRLGDRWQVDIDPASLL; translated from the coding sequence GTGAGCGATCACCCGGCACACGCGGTCGACCCGGCGTTCGTTCCCCCGGAGGGGACGGTATTCGCCGAGGTTGCGGTCCACACGACCCAGCCGGCCCGGAGGCCATTCACCTACGCCGTGCCTCCGGGGATGGAGGTCGCCCCGGGGATGGCGGTCTTCGTGCCGTTCGGGCCGCGGATCGTGCAGGGGATTGTCCTGCGGATGCGCGATCGGAGCGATGTCGAGGCGGTGCGGCCAATCAGCGCGGTGATGGACCCCGAGCCGCTCCTCGACCCGGCCCGGATCGCCCTGGCGGAGTGGGTTTGCGAGGAGTACCTGGCGCCGCTGTGGGAGTGCGTGGCGTGCTGCCTGCCGGCAGGGTTCGGGCAGAGGCCGGTGACGATGGTGTCTCCCGTCGACGTGCCGCCGCTGCTGCCGGTCTACCCGAAGGACCGTGCGATCTTGCAGTACATCGCCGAACACGGGCGGGTGACGCTGGACGAACTACGGGAGGCGGTGGGCCCGGTTTCGCTGACGACGCTGCAGCGGCTGCAGCAGGAGGGCCACCTGACAGTGACGCAAGGGCTCGCCCGGCCGACCGGGCGGCCGAAGTTCGAGCGGCGGGTCGCCCTGGCTGTCGACCCGGACGCGGCGCGCGCCGAGGCCGAACGGCTGCTGGAAGCGCGGCCCCGGTCGGTTGAGGGGCGGGTGCTGCTGCGGCTGGCGGAGGAGCCCGACCTGCCCCTGGCCGCCGTTCGGGCGCTCGGGACGACACCGGCACACCTTGAGCGGCTGGCGGAGCGCGGATTCATCCGCACGAACGAGCGGCGGGTGGAGCGCGACCCGGTTGCCGCCGTACGGGGCGGGCAGCGGCCGCCGCCGGCGCTCAGTGCGGAGCAGCTGGCCGCGGCGGAAACGGCGTGGCGGGAGCGGGTGACGCTGATCCACGGGGTGACGGGCTCGGGGAAGACCGAGGTCTACCTCGACCTCGTGGGGCGGGCGCTGGGGGCGGGCGGCGGCGCGATCATGCTGGTGCCGGAGATTTCGCTGACGCCCCAGGCGATCCGGCGGTTCGGGGAACGGTTCGGCGACGATCTGGCGGTGTTCCATTCGCGGCTTTCGACCGGCGAGCTGTACGACCAGTGGTTCCGGGTGGAGCGCGGCGAGGCGCGGCTCGTGCTCGGTTCGCGGAGCGCTGTGTTCGCGCCGGTCCGGAGGCTCGAACTGGTCGTGCTCGACGAGGAGCATGAGTGGACCTACAAGCAGTCGGACCCGGTGCCGCGGTACCACGCGCGGGATGTTGCGGTGAAGCTGGGTGAGCTGACTGGCGCCCGGGTCGTCCTCGGGAGCGCGACGCCGGATGTGGTGACCTACCACCGGTCGGAGACCGGGCAGATTGCGCGGGTCGAGCTGGCCACGCGGCTGGCGCCGGCCGAGGACGGGAGCGTGACCGAAGGCGCGCTGCCGTCGGTGCAGGTAGTGGACATGCGGGAGGAGCTGCAGGCAGGCAACCGGAGCATGTTCAGCCGTGCGCTGCGGCAGGCCGTGCGGGAGGCGCTGGCGGCGGGCGAGCAGGCGATCCTGTTCGTGAACCGGCGGGGATCGGCGCGGTTCGTGCTCTGCCGGGATTGCGGGTTCCTGCCGCTCTGCCCGTCATGCGAGGTGGCGATGAGCCTCGACGCCGAGGCATCGATTCATGCGATGCTGCGCTGCCACCACTGCGGCCGGACGAAGCGGCTTGAGGACCGGTGCCCGAACTGCGACAGCCTTCGATACCGGCCGTTCGGGGTCGGGACGCAGCGCGTGGAGGCGGAGGCGCGGGCAGTGTTCCGCGGGGCGCGGGTGGCGCGCTGGGACAGCGACACGGCCCGCACGCGGGACGCGCATGAGCGGATGGTGGCCGAGCTGGAGGCCGGGCGGGTCGATATCGTGGTTGGGACACAGCTCCTGGCGAAGGGACTCGACCTCGCGCGCCTGACGGTCGTGGGGGTGGTCGACGCGGACGTCGGCCTGAGCCTCCCGGATTACCGGGCGGCTGAGCGGACATATCAGCTGTTGAGCCAGGTGGCGGGCCGGGCAGGCCGGCGAGACCGGCCGGGCAGGGTGTTCATCCAGACGTATGAACCCGAGGCGCCACCAATCGTGGCGGCGGCGGAGCATGACTACCGGGGTTTTTACGAAAGCGAGATTGCGCACCGGCGGCGGGCGGGGTACCCGCCGTTTTCGCGCATCGCGCGGCTGGTCTACCGGCACCACGATGAAACGGCGGGGCTGGAGGAGGCGAGCCGGGTTGCGCGGGAGCTGCGGGTGCTGCGCGACGCGGCGGGGCGGGCCGAGCCGGAGATCCTGGGGCCGACGCGGCCGTTCATCCCGCGGGTCCGGGGCGAGGTGCGGTGGCAGATCCTCCTGCGGGGGCGGGCGCCGGGCACGCTCATCGGGCAGGTGCGGCTCGGCGACCGGTGGCAGGTCGACATCGACCCGGCAAGCCTGCTCTGA
- a CDS encoding amidohydrolase family protein, with the protein MRKIFDVHIHFPRNWENPDEDQAPMVDRLADIASRVGITKGCMLTGGRFGPSYERGMEILEKYLDLFIPVAVIDPEEIGPDEVQHLYDMGYRGLKLIGVARPYDEPDYLPTYAKAEQLGMPILFHMGVIGGGLDYSITHPRRSAAAAQAYQRMMAMQERMPPRNVSAARMSPLHLDTIANRFPRLKIIGAHVGNQGNYDYAASVARWRHNVWFDMSGGETIERHLVERKLLAANSQGEFGVEKLVWGSDCGMDEIAEHIRRFEIMYEQLGLTEDEQERLWWRNAAEIYGLEEPVFAAE; encoded by the coding sequence ATGAGAAAGATCTTCGACGTCCATATCCACTTCCCCCGCAACTGGGAAAACCCGGACGAAGACCAGGCCCCCATGGTCGACCGCCTCGCCGACATCGCGTCCCGGGTCGGCATCACCAAAGGCTGTATGCTCACCGGCGGCCGCTTCGGCCCCTCCTACGAGCGCGGGATGGAGATCCTCGAGAAGTACCTCGACCTCTTCATCCCCGTCGCCGTCATCGACCCCGAGGAGATCGGCCCCGACGAGGTCCAGCACCTCTACGACATGGGCTACCGCGGCCTGAAGCTCATCGGCGTCGCCCGCCCCTACGACGAGCCGGACTACCTCCCGACCTACGCGAAGGCCGAGCAGCTCGGCATGCCCATCCTCTTCCACATGGGCGTCATCGGCGGCGGCCTTGATTACTCCATCACCCACCCGCGCCGCAGCGCGGCCGCAGCCCAGGCCTACCAGCGGATGATGGCCATGCAGGAGCGCATGCCACCGCGCAACGTCTCCGCCGCGCGGATGTCGCCGCTGCATCTCGACACCATCGCCAACCGCTTCCCCAGGCTGAAGATCATCGGCGCACACGTCGGCAACCAGGGCAACTACGACTACGCCGCCTCCGTCGCCCGGTGGCGACATAACGTCTGGTTCGATATGAGCGGCGGCGAAACCATCGAACGCCACCTCGTCGAACGGAAGCTCCTAGCTGCCAATTCGCAGGGCGAGTTCGGTGTCGAGAAGCTCGTCTGGGGAAGCGACTGCGGCATGGACGAAATCGCCGAGCACATTCGCCGCTTCGAAATCATGTACGAGCAGCTGGGCCTCACCGAGGACGAACAGGAGCGCCTCTGGTGGCGTAACGCCGCCGAGATCTACGGCCTCGAAGAGCCCGTGTTCGCAGCGGAGTAA
- a CDS encoding DUF5656 family protein: MAAGGLAASVTLRPELPWLPWLTAALVAFATDGIVRSHPGWSGGPLDSLVYTFLPALGVIGAALFIDHAIVGYARPALALVAALSVGVVAFGEYQTVDVRSRLYGPFRLVMAVATYLVAFSFYAVLFTRDDPLGFASLAVGAVSMLLALELLRESRITGPSSLLVALAIGISLAELRLALYFFPLDGLLAGALLVIAFYLATGIVHHLLDHDLEWATAAEYAVVTTVASAAVIVARIFA; the protein is encoded by the coding sequence GTGGCCGCAGGCGGCCTCGCGGCCTCCGTTACCCTCCGCCCCGAGCTTCCCTGGCTGCCCTGGCTCACCGCCGCCCTGGTCGCCTTCGCCACCGATGGCATCGTCCGCAGCCACCCGGGGTGGTCCGGCGGCCCCCTCGACTCGCTGGTCTACACCTTCCTCCCGGCCCTCGGCGTCATCGGCGCCGCGCTCTTCATCGACCACGCCATCGTCGGCTACGCCCGGCCCGCGCTCGCGCTCGTGGCCGCCCTCTCTGTCGGCGTCGTCGCCTTCGGCGAGTACCAGACCGTCGATGTCCGGTCCCGCCTCTACGGCCCCTTCCGCCTGGTCATGGCCGTCGCCACCTACCTCGTCGCGTTCTCCTTTTACGCCGTCCTCTTCACCCGGGACGACCCCCTCGGGTTCGCCAGCCTGGCCGTTGGCGCCGTCAGCATGCTCCTCGCGCTCGAACTCCTCCGCGAAAGCCGGATCACCGGCCCGAGTTCACTCCTTGTCGCTCTCGCCATCGGCATCTCGCTCGCCGAACTCCGCCTCGCGCTCTACTTCTTCCCGCTCGATGGCCTGCTCGCCGGCGCCCTCCTCGTCATCGCCTTCTACCTCGCGACCGGCATCGTCCACCACCTTCTCGACCACGACCTTGAATGGGCGACCGCCGCCGAGTACGCCGTCGTCACCACGGTCGCGTCAGCGGCGGTCATCGTCGCGCGCATCTTCGCGTAG
- a CDS encoding exodeoxyribonuclease III, with product MATLTICSWNVNGLRSALKSGHFEAWLKSTAPDIAGFQEVKATPDQIDDEPWTALGYRSWWHPAQRAGYSGALLLSKPEPLEVRLGLGIERFDIEGRVIQADYPEFTLLTSYYPNAGRGEDRLAYKLEFYEAFLAHVNHLRDQGRSLVFMGDFNIAHTEMDVARPQEAAKGTGFLPEERAWITRIIENGYVDTFRALHPDQRDAYTYWDPWRERRARNIGWRIDYVFVSQDLMPRVRRAFIQPEVMGSDHCPVGIELEL from the coding sequence GTGGCGACCCTCACCATCTGCTCCTGGAACGTCAACGGCCTCCGCTCCGCGCTCAAAAGCGGCCATTTCGAGGCGTGGCTCAAGTCCACCGCTCCCGACATCGCCGGCTTCCAGGAGGTGAAGGCAACGCCCGACCAGATCGACGACGAGCCCTGGACGGCCCTCGGCTACCGGTCGTGGTGGCATCCCGCACAGCGCGCAGGCTACAGCGGTGCGCTCTTGCTTTCGAAACCCGAGCCGCTCGAAGTCCGTCTCGGACTCGGTATCGAACGATTCGATATCGAAGGGCGCGTCATCCAGGCCGACTACCCGGAGTTCACCCTCCTGACATCCTACTACCCCAATGCCGGCCGTGGCGAGGACCGCCTCGCCTACAAGCTCGAGTTCTACGAAGCCTTCCTGGCGCACGTGAATCACCTCCGCGACCAGGGCCGCTCGCTCGTCTTCATGGGCGATTTCAACATCGCCCACACCGAAATGGATGTCGCCCGCCCGCAGGAGGCGGCAAAGGGAACCGGCTTCCTGCCCGAAGAGCGCGCCTGGATTACCCGCATCATCGAAAACGGCTACGTCGATACCTTCCGCGCACTCCACCCCGACCAGCGCGACGCCTACACCTACTGGGACCCCTGGCGCGAACGTCGCGCCCGCAACATCGGCTGGCGCATCGACTACGTCTTCGTCAGCCAGGACCTCATGCCGCGGGTCCGCCGCGCCTTCATCCAGCCCGAGGTCATGGGCTCCGACCACTGCCCGGTCGGCATCGAACTCGAACTCTAG